From a single Petroclostridium xylanilyticum genomic region:
- a CDS encoding Blp family class II bacteriocin, with the protein MDAALNINSINFMELNKEELMCIDGGVNWDRVFAGTATYLGATLAVAMMTTPVTAPVAVTYLAISAISGAYVGYGLVTD; encoded by the coding sequence ATGGATGCTGCGTTAAATATTAACAGTATTAATTTTATGGAGTTAAACAAAGAAGAATTAATGTGTATTGATGGTGGAGTTAATTGGGATAGAGTATTTGCAGGTACTGCTACTTATTTAGGAGCAACCTTGGCGGTTGCAATGATGACTACACCCGTAACAGCACCTGTTGCAGTTACATATCTCGCTATCTCTGCAATTTCCGGGGCTTATGTAGGGTATGGTCTCGTTACAGATTAA
- a CDS encoding AMP-dependent synthetase/ligase, with protein MGGANTPLYDVREIADLKDMLAQSTEIYGDKAAFLVKPKEGGDYKPVSYKQFKRDVEALGTALIDLGLKGKRIAVIGENRYEWAVSYLAVINGVGTVVPLDKDLPVNEIENLVDTSEASGIIYSGKYEKDIISISANLPKLDICINMDGDGQSKAILSFSKLIEKGMELIKQGDRRFIDEKIDAGEMKILLFTSGTTGLAKGVMLSHKNICANLMAMCSMLYIDEKDIFLSVLPLHHTYECTCGFLCPIYRGSTIAYSEGLRHIAKNMKEAKATMMLGVPLLFESMHKKVWQQVEKSGMASKLRTAIKINNFLKTFGMDFSKKLFKKIHDSLGGHIRIFISGGAGIDPMVAKRFRELGFPLVQGYGLTECSPIVALNRDCYFKDAAAGLPLPGVEVKIDNPGDEGVGEIICKGENVMLGYYQNELATGKVIKDGWFHTGDLGFIDPDGFVHITGRQKNVIVTKNGKNIFPEEVESYLNRSSYIAESLVWGKYDEESGETYVNAQIVPNFEAIEEKLGKDYTDEQLYQLINAEVKEVNHKMPLYKRITDFTIRKEEFAKTTTKKIKRYIEKPEG; from the coding sequence GTGGGCGGAGCAAATACACCTTTGTATGACGTTCGGGAAATTGCAGATTTAAAGGACATGCTGGCGCAGAGCACTGAAATATATGGAGATAAAGCTGCTTTTCTGGTTAAACCAAAGGAAGGCGGAGACTATAAGCCTGTATCCTATAAACAATTTAAGAGGGATGTAGAGGCACTGGGGACTGCATTGATTGATTTGGGCCTTAAAGGAAAACGTATTGCGGTAATAGGAGAAAACAGATACGAGTGGGCGGTATCTTACCTTGCGGTCATTAATGGTGTAGGAACTGTAGTCCCTCTGGATAAAGATCTTCCGGTAAATGAAATCGAAAATCTTGTTGACACTTCAGAGGCAAGTGGTATTATTTATTCCGGAAAATATGAAAAGGACATTATCAGTATCAGTGCGAACTTACCCAAGCTTGATATATGCATTAACATGGACGGTGATGGACAAAGTAAAGCCATACTCTCCTTTTCGAAGTTAATAGAAAAAGGAATGGAATTAATAAAGCAGGGTGACAGGCGTTTTATAGACGAAAAGATTGATGCCGGAGAAATGAAAATTCTTCTTTTTACTTCCGGAACAACCGGACTGGCAAAAGGGGTGATGCTCTCTCATAAAAATATATGTGCAAACCTAATGGCCATGTGCTCCATGCTTTACATTGATGAAAAAGATATTTTTCTTTCAGTATTACCGCTTCACCACACTTATGAATGTACCTGCGGTTTTTTATGTCCTATCTATCGCGGGAGTACAATAGCTTATAGCGAAGGGCTGCGTCATATTGCAAAGAATATGAAGGAAGCAAAGGCAACCATGATGCTAGGGGTACCTTTGCTGTTCGAATCCATGCATAAAAAGGTATGGCAGCAGGTTGAAAAGAGTGGAATGGCTTCAAAATTGAGAACTGCCATTAAGATAAATAATTTCTTAAAAACTTTTGGCATGGACTTTTCAAAAAAGCTCTTTAAGAAAATTCATGACAGCCTGGGTGGGCATATACGTATATTTATCAGTGGAGGAGCAGGAATTGATCCAATGGTTGCAAAAAGATTTAGAGAACTAGGGTTTCCGCTTGTTCAGGGATATGGACTAACCGAATGTTCTCCTATCGTTGCATTAAATAGAGATTGCTATTTCAAGGATGCAGCCGCAGGACTTCCGCTTCCCGGGGTAGAGGTAAAAATTGATAACCCGGGGGATGAAGGGGTAGGTGAGATTATCTGCAAGGGTGAAAATGTAATGCTGGGATATTATCAAAATGAACTTGCAACCGGGAAAGTTATTAAAGATGGGTGGTTCCATACCGGTGACCTGGGGTTTATTGATCCGGATGGTTTTGTACACATTACCGGCAGACAGAAAAATGTAATTGTAACCAAGAACGGTAAAAATATTTTTCCTGAGGAAGTGGAATCATATTTAAATAGAAGCAGCTATATTGCTGAAAGTCTCGTATGGGGAAAATACGATGAAGAAAGCGGAGAAACCTATGTAAATGCACAAATCGTCCCTAACTTTGAAGCGATAGAGGAAAAGCTTGGCAAAGACTATACCGATGAACAGTTATATCAGCTTATCAATGCTGAAGTAAAAGAAGTAAATCATAAGATGCCATTATACAAGCGCATTACGGACTTTACCATCAGAAAAGAGGAATTTGCAAAAACTACTACAAAGAAGATAAAGAGGTATATCGAAAAGCCGGAGGGATGA
- a CDS encoding type II CAAX prenyl endopeptidase Rce1 family protein, whose protein sequence is MIDNDNPFNKLKLRNFILWYIISQIIISILSKLNIKNNFLSFIFLHLIIVTWVIFKSSVFNIDIKKLIGKLPSKYNWWEIFYIATPLVLFSIGVTATLLYTFSLIAPVFTENILNSPSNITQIGFVNQILFICIIFPIIEEFFFRGIILNRLYIKWGLRQSIIISSFIFSMFHMDLIGGFIFGIVMALLYIKNQTLIIPIICHIINNIAFTVLYFFEKTLNTDKMSIKLNELYSDSWLFIVFFVFSSPWIIYLIWKNWFYITTDYKPPYTT, encoded by the coding sequence ATGATTGATAATGATAATCCTTTTAACAAATTAAAACTGAGAAACTTTATTTTATGGTATATCATAAGTCAGATTATAATATCTATTCTGTCAAAGTTAAATATTAAAAATAATTTCTTATCATTTATATTTCTTCATTTAATAATTGTAACCTGGGTTATATTTAAATCTAGTGTATTTAACATTGACATTAAAAAATTGATTGGTAAATTGCCATCTAAATATAATTGGTGGGAAATTTTTTATATTGCAACTCCGCTTGTTTTATTTTCAATAGGAGTAACAGCGACGTTACTATATACTTTTTCACTAATTGCACCTGTTTTTACAGAAAATATTTTAAATTCCCCAAGTAATATAACACAAATAGGGTTTGTTAATCAAATTCTATTTATATGTATAATTTTCCCTATAATAGAAGAATTTTTTTTCAGAGGAATAATTTTAAATAGATTATATATTAAATGGGGATTACGTCAAAGCATTATTATTTCATCGTTTATATTTTCAATGTTTCATATGGATTTAATAGGAGGGTTTATTTTTGGAATTGTAATGGCACTGCTGTACATAAAAAATCAAACGCTCATTATACCAATAATTTGCCATATTATAAATAATATAGCGTTTACTGTATTGTATTTTTTTGAAAAAACACTGAATACTGATAAAATGTCTATTAAACTCAATGAACTGTATTCTGATTCATGGCTATTTATAGTATTTTTTGTTTTCTCGAGTCCATGGATTATTTATTTGATTTGGAAAAATTGGTTTTATATAACGACAGATTATAAGCCACCGTACACTACATAA
- a CDS encoding effector binding domain-containing protein, protein MGVSVKVGVIERDKSLRLENVLSLRKKMTQQEVQQEMMKIGKFLQDNGIRKTGPVVTATFAVETDNEQPLMDMEILVPIDRKAELPEGYRLKEVFHLLHAVYARHEGNPNMLQNTYNEMLAYIQQNNLQQITAGYNVNIKEPKSAQELDDMVIDVYIGVNPSIL, encoded by the coding sequence ATGGGGGTTTCGGTTAAAGTGGGTGTTATAGAACGTGATAAAAGCTTGAGACTGGAAAATGTGCTGTCTTTAAGAAAAAAGATGACTCAGCAGGAAGTACAGCAAGAAATGATGAAAATAGGCAAGTTCCTACAAGATAATGGAATACGAAAAACCGGTCCTGTAGTTACGGCAACTTTTGCAGTGGAAACGGATAATGAACAGCCTCTGATGGATATGGAGATATTGGTTCCGATAGATAGGAAGGCGGAATTGCCGGAGGGGTATAGGCTTAAAGAAGTATTTCATTTGCTACATGCCGTCTACGCAAGGCATGAGGGCAATCCCAATATGTTACAAAATACCTATAACGAAATGTTAGCATACATTCAACAAAATAATTTGCAGCAAATCACTGCAGGATATAATGTCAATATCAAAGAACCTAAGTCAGCACAGGAACTTGATGATATGGTAATTGATGTGTATATTGGAGTGAATCCTTCAATATTATAA
- a CDS encoding LuxR C-terminal-related transcriptional regulator, whose amino-acid sequence MEKKILASWQRCKSIGLSKDIVFPVIKVTPQQFKVICSQNKMLISTFKTCITELKAHLTGAFLFLLTDAQGILLDIYYNKDIEQHVKQSQIKPGMSFAVESCGTNAVSMAMDTGESIYILPEQHYCSLFKCWHCFCTPILMNNKIIGYLDISTINTQMKKEFVAITKILPSYLIDKYKKQLNQYIIDMSSVKLTKRQMEILTLITRGLSAKEIAIALKIKECTVDYHKKVLFEKLNVNSSTEAAAMAARLKLIP is encoded by the coding sequence ATGGAAAAGAAAATATTGGCATCATGGCAGCGGTGCAAGAGCATAGGTTTGTCCAAAGACATCGTTTTTCCTGTGATAAAAGTGACACCACAACAATTCAAAGTTATATGCAGCCAAAACAAAATGCTCATCTCTACATTTAAAACCTGCATTACAGAACTTAAAGCTCATCTTACCGGAGCATTTCTCTTCCTATTAACCGATGCACAGGGCATTTTACTGGATATTTACTACAACAAGGATATAGAACAGCACGTTAAACAATCCCAAATCAAGCCGGGTATGTCCTTTGCCGTGGAAAGCTGCGGGACCAATGCCGTATCCATGGCCATGGATACAGGCGAATCCATATATATACTGCCGGAACAGCATTACTGCAGTCTTTTTAAATGCTGGCATTGTTTTTGTACGCCGATATTGATGAATAACAAGATCATTGGATATCTCGACATATCTACCATAAATACACAAATGAAAAAAGAATTTGTAGCCATTACAAAAATTTTACCCAGTTATTTGATAGACAAATACAAAAAGCAGCTTAATCAATATATTATAGATATGTCTTCTGTCAAGCTGACAAAACGCCAGATGGAAATCCTGACGCTAATAACAAGAGGACTCTCGGCAAAAGAAATAGCAATTGCACTAAAAATAAAAGAATGTACCGTGGATTATCATAAAAAAGTACTTTTTGAAAAACTAAACGTAAACTCAAGCACCGAAGCAGCCGCAATGGCTGCACGTCTTAAACTAATACCCTGA
- a CDS encoding Blp family class II bacteriocin → MTDVMLLNNVNFLELSNDDLMTIDGGAWSWKEFGRSVASGALTGAIAGATGGTMTVPVIGTVSGAVGMGIAGGVIGAVVYAATGWW, encoded by the coding sequence GTGACAGATGTAATGTTGCTAAATAATGTGAATTTTCTAGAGCTGTCAAATGATGATTTAATGACAATTGATGGTGGTGCCTGGAGTTGGAAGGAATTTGGTAGATCAGTTGCTTCAGGAGCTTTAACAGGTGCTATAGCAGGTGCCACAGGAGGTACGATGACTGTTCCTGTTATTGGAACTGTATCAGGAGCAGTTGGTATGGGCATTGCAGGTGGCGTTATAGGAGCAGTTGTTTATGCTGCTACTGGATGGTGGTGA
- a CDS encoding HlyD family efflux transporter periplasmic adaptor subunit, translated as MKAVIQEFGELTDSRELLESRPHPFMAVFAYILVTIIMTALLWSYFSEMDIVVKASGIVRPNHKISTIKNKVFGKVENVYFEEGQQVNKGDILYTVEHQSLLLEKDILVKELIKTEQELKNLKKFKQSILDGKNHFNENTEDEKEYYNKYVKYETDITTEKQRAELELSQLRHDTQYNEKSYSAEIQKNKENLKNLELLKYSIEEGKNLFNESNREYYNKYLDYMLNVQQMTQVIVQKQETAQNAARLFEAGAIAKKEAEDAQEQLESAELDLEKYKNEYMLNLHTAIQQHKRALEELERNLEKTEKFNEIYDGKDQYTKTVLEKYKMDKLVQLDADIDLYEKKLEQLKKDLEIVNLNILDCTVRAPIEGIVNIVTEISKGDLLQSGTEIATIVPEHNSKYKVQLYVSNKDIAGIRENQRIKYHFLALPYKEYGELNGSITRIGTDARTDGNNGHSFYLVEGDIENKPLYSYKGEKAEIKVGMACEAQVITKTKKVLYYLLEKINLKE; from the coding sequence ATGAAGGCTGTGATACAGGAGTTTGGAGAACTGACCGACAGCCGGGAGCTTCTGGAAAGCAGACCCCATCCCTTTATGGCTGTTTTTGCCTATATTCTTGTTACCATCATCATGACTGCTTTGTTATGGTCATACTTCAGTGAAATGGATATTGTCGTGAAAGCCAGCGGGATTGTGCGCCCAAATCATAAAATTAGTACCATTAAGAACAAGGTATTCGGAAAAGTTGAAAATGTTTATTTTGAAGAAGGACAGCAGGTAAATAAAGGAGATATTTTATACACGGTTGAACATCAGAGTCTGCTGCTGGAAAAAGACATCCTTGTTAAGGAACTGATAAAAACAGAGCAGGAACTTAAAAATTTAAAGAAGTTCAAACAAAGCATTCTTGATGGTAAAAACCATTTTAATGAAAATACAGAAGATGAAAAGGAATATTATAATAAATATGTGAAATATGAAACAGATATCACCACAGAAAAACAACGTGCAGAACTGGAACTAAGCCAACTACGACATGATACGCAGTATAATGAAAAGAGCTATAGTGCCGAAATACAAAAGAATAAAGAGAACCTTAAGAATCTTGAGCTTTTGAAATATTCTATAGAAGAGGGGAAAAATCTTTTTAATGAAAGCAACCGTGAGTATTACAATAAATATCTTGACTATATGCTTAATGTTCAACAGATGACCCAAGTCATCGTGCAAAAACAGGAAACTGCTCAAAATGCTGCCAGATTATTTGAAGCAGGTGCAATTGCAAAAAAAGAAGCTGAAGATGCACAGGAGCAGCTTGAAAGTGCCGAATTGGATTTGGAAAAGTATAAAAACGAGTATATGCTAAACCTTCATACTGCCATACAGCAGCACAAAAGGGCATTGGAGGAACTTGAAAGAAATCTTGAAAAAACAGAGAAGTTTAATGAAATATATGATGGCAAGGACCAGTATACCAAAACAGTATTGGAAAAGTATAAAATGGATAAATTGGTACAGTTGGATGCCGATATTGACTTATATGAAAAAAAGCTGGAACAGCTGAAAAAGGACTTAGAAATTGTCAACTTGAATATCCTGGATTGCACGGTACGTGCACCCATAGAAGGTATTGTGAATATAGTAACCGAAATCAGCAAGGGGGATTTGCTGCAAAGCGGTACCGAAATAGCTACCATTGTTCCGGAACATAATTCTAAATACAAGGTGCAGCTTTATGTGTCGAATAAAGATATTGCAGGTATCCGGGAAAACCAGCGCATCAAATATCATTTTCTGGCACTGCCCTATAAGGAATACGGGGAATTAAACGGTTCTATTACACGGATAGGTACGGATGCCAGAACGGATGGAAACAATGGGCACAGCTTTTATCTTGTGGAAGGAGATATAGAAAACAAGCCTTTGTACAGTTATAAAGGTGAAAAGGCTGAAATAAAAGTTGGAATGGCCTGTGAAGCACAGGTGATTACCAAGACTAAAAAAGTGTTATATTATTTGCTTGAAAAGATTAATCTGAAGGAATAA
- a CDS encoding DUF3842 family protein, producing the protein MKIAVVDGQGGGLGRSIIEKLSKEISGMATIIALGTNSMATASMLKAGANEGGTGENAIVVNANRVDIIVGSVGILAANSMLGEFTPKMAEAVASSSAKKILIPLNRCGLEIVGTNSESLPGLIDLLVLRVKEICNANGKG; encoded by the coding sequence ATGAAAATAGCTGTAGTAGATGGACAGGGCGGAGGATTAGGCAGATCCATCATAGAAAAGTTAAGTAAGGAAATCAGCGGCATGGCGACCATCATTGCACTGGGTACCAATTCAATGGCTACTGCTTCAATGCTGAAAGCCGGAGCCAATGAAGGTGGAACAGGAGAAAATGCAATTGTTGTGAATGCAAACAGGGTGGATATTATTGTTGGATCTGTAGGCATATTAGCTGCTAATTCCATGCTTGGAGAATTTACCCCTAAAATGGCAGAAGCGGTTGCAAGCAGCAGTGCAAAAAAGATTCTAATACCTTTAAACAGGTGTGGTCTTGAAATAGTGGGTACAAATTCAGAATCACTTCCGGGCTTAATTGATTTGTTAGTATTAAGAGTCAAGGAGATTTGTAATGCAAATGGTAAAGGTTAG
- a CDS encoding peptidase domain-containing ABC transporter, translated as MIRQLFKRYVCIKQHDITDCAAACLATISKQYGLKMPITKIREVAGTDKMGTNAYGVIKAAEKLGFTAKGVKGNQENFFSGFPLPAIAHVVVEGKLLHYVVIHNISKKEVIIADPAKGIVRYTPEEFFKIWTGVLILMVPTAQFQKGDETKGLFARFLGLLKPQKKLLLNIFLTSLIYTVLGILGSFYFKFLMDDILQYNLKKTLHIISIGIILLNIFKILLNAFRSHLLLYLSQKLDIPLILGYYRHVLELPMNFFGTRKVGEIISRFMDASKVREAISGATLTIMIDTLMAVAGGIILYTQNAFLFGITVIMVIFYGTIVFAFNKPIRDINRRQMENNAQLTSYLVESLNGIETVKAFNAERKSSIETEKKFVKLLKSIFKGGFISNMQGALTGFIGGIGGIVILWVGAWHVINGKMTVGQLLAFNALLAYFLDPIKNLINLQPMLQTAIVASDRLGEILDLEPEKSPDEDKKINPASLKGIIAFKNVDFRYGTRQLVLKNINLTIQPGEKIALVGESGSGKTTLVKLLLNFYSWEKGEILINGYNIRDINIEVLREKIAYISQDIFLFSDTIKNNLCLGMEDASMEEVIECAKMAKAHDFINNLPLRYNTMLEENGDNLSGGQKQRLAITRALLKKPDILIMDEATSNLDSITEKAIEKTINQLTDGITTIIIAHRLSTIMRCDRIYVMDNGEIIESGTHKQLMAQKGRYYDLWKEQLPDYEMEKTAVYEKEAAMV; from the coding sequence ATGATAAGGCAATTATTCAAAAGATATGTATGTATCAAGCAGCATGATATCACCGATTGTGCCGCTGCTTGTCTTGCCACCATTTCCAAGCAATACGGTCTTAAAATGCCAATTACAAAAATCCGTGAGGTTGCCGGTACCGATAAAATGGGTACCAATGCATATGGGGTTATTAAAGCTGCTGAAAAACTTGGTTTTACCGCAAAAGGCGTAAAGGGCAACCAGGAAAATTTTTTCAGCGGATTTCCGCTGCCTGCTATTGCTCACGTAGTAGTGGAAGGTAAGTTATTGCACTATGTAGTTATTCATAACATCAGCAAAAAGGAAGTCATTATTGCCGATCCGGCCAAAGGGATTGTCAGGTATACACCGGAGGAATTTTTCAAGATATGGACAGGGGTACTCATCCTCATGGTACCAACAGCGCAGTTTCAAAAAGGTGATGAAACCAAAGGGTTGTTTGCGAGATTTTTGGGATTATTAAAGCCTCAAAAGAAACTGCTTTTAAATATTTTTCTGACTTCTCTGATTTATACAGTGCTGGGAATACTGGGCTCTTTTTACTTCAAATTTCTAATGGACGATATTTTGCAGTATAACCTCAAAAAGACTCTGCACATTATTTCCATCGGTATTATTCTCTTAAACATATTTAAAATCTTGCTCAATGCTTTCCGTTCCCATTTGCTTTTGTACCTTAGCCAGAAGTTGGATATCCCTTTGATTCTGGGTTATTACCGGCATGTGCTGGAACTGCCCATGAATTTTTTCGGCACAAGGAAAGTAGGGGAAATTATATCCAGGTTCATGGATGCGTCTAAGGTACGTGAAGCTATTTCAGGAGCTACCCTTACCATTATGATTGATACGTTGATGGCCGTTGCAGGCGGTATCATATTGTATACTCAAAATGCATTTTTGTTTGGTATTACCGTTATCATGGTTATTTTCTATGGAACCATTGTCTTTGCTTTTAACAAACCCATACGTGATATCAACCGCAGGCAAATGGAGAATAATGCGCAGCTTACATCTTATCTGGTAGAATCCTTAAATGGCATTGAAACTGTCAAAGCTTTCAATGCCGAACGCAAATCCTCCATTGAGACCGAAAAGAAATTCGTAAAACTGTTAAAAAGCATTTTCAAAGGCGGTTTTATCAGCAACATGCAGGGAGCACTGACGGGTTTTATAGGAGGTATAGGAGGTATTGTGATTTTATGGGTCGGTGCCTGGCATGTCATCAATGGGAAAATGACGGTAGGACAACTGCTGGCCTTTAACGCCCTGCTGGCATATTTCCTTGACCCGATTAAAAATCTTATTAACTTGCAGCCCATGCTGCAAACAGCTATTGTAGCCTCTGACAGGCTGGGAGAGATATTAGATCTGGAACCGGAAAAAAGTCCCGACGAGGACAAGAAGATTAATCCTGCATCGTTAAAAGGGATCATTGCGTTTAAAAATGTAGATTTCCGTTATGGTACACGACAGCTGGTGTTAAAAAACATCAACCTAACCATACAACCCGGTGAAAAAATAGCGCTGGTAGGAGAAAGCGGTTCCGGAAAAACCACCCTAGTCAAGCTGCTTCTCAATTTCTATTCATGGGAAAAGGGAGAGATACTCATTAACGGATACAATATCAGAGATATCAATATTGAAGTGTTAAGGGAGAAAATCGCTTATATTTCCCAGGATATTTTCCTGTTCAGTGATACTATCAAGAACAATCTTTGCCTGGGGATGGAAGATGCAAGTATGGAAGAGGTTATCGAATGTGCCAAAATGGCAAAAGCGCACGACTTTATCAATAATTTACCGCTGCGGTATAACACTATGCTGGAAGAGAACGGTGATAACCTTTCCGGCGGGCAAAAGCAGCGATTGGCAATCACCCGAGCATTACTTAAGAAACCGGATATTCTGATCATGGATGAGGCAACCAGCAACCTGGATTCCATTACCGAAAAAGCAATTGAAAAAACAATTAACCAGTTGACGGATGGTATCACTACCATCATTATCGCCCACCGTCTGAGCACCATTATGCGTTGTGATAGGATCTATGTCATGGACAACGGTGAAATCATAGAAAGCGGTACGCACAAGCAGTTGATGGCTCAAAAAGGCCGGTACTATGACCTATGGAAGGAACAGTTGCCTGATTACGAAATGGAAAAAACAGCAGTTTATGAGAAGGAGGCGGCGATGGTATGA
- the zwf gene encoding glucose-6-phosphate dehydrogenase, whose product MADLKPFTFIIFGGTGDLAVRKLIPALYNLYIEGNIEIPFSVIGISRKPMTHQQYADFFVEGVKKFSRNKYEEEVYKKMAASFYYISGDLQQDNTYHNLIDILNKVEGEEKNRLFYLATTPEFFPVVVENLTKHGILLKGAVKPWHRIIIEKPFGSDLESARLLNQRLERLVDDFQMYRIDHYLGKEAVQNFLVLRFANGIFEPLWNNKHVDHIQITVSETVGVGNRGRYYEHAGAAKDMLQNHILQLLSLIAMEPPVDFDAASIAAEKVKVIRALRLFSENAIVRGQYQGYTAEKEVDPASTVETFIAAKLEIHNWRWAGIPVYVRTGKYLKEKKTEIVIQFKNTPYNLYKNNNIGPNRLVIAIDPKTGFDLQFNVKEPVRGDVKIRGVKMNFCHECEFGDNTPEAYERLLLDAILGDATLFTSWKEVEYSWMLAESIFAQYEGQMPHIYEKGSWGPEEADELLKQDERNWYYGDLRRNNANPCGNGCIQKQAGI is encoded by the coding sequence GTGGCAGATTTAAAGCCTTTTACGTTTATTATATTCGGTGGAACGGGAGACCTGGCTGTAAGAAAATTAATTCCTGCCCTATACAACTTGTACATTGAAGGAAATATTGAAATACCCTTTTCTGTAATAGGAATTTCCAGAAAACCGATGACACATCAACAATATGCAGATTTTTTTGTAGAGGGTGTAAAAAAATTCTCCAGAAATAAATATGAGGAAGAAGTATATAAAAAAATGGCTGCTTCTTTTTATTATATTTCTGGCGACCTGCAACAGGATAATACTTACCACAATTTAATAGATATTTTAAATAAGGTAGAAGGAGAAGAAAAAAACAGGTTATTTTACCTTGCAACAACCCCGGAATTTTTCCCTGTAGTAGTTGAGAATCTTACCAAACATGGTATTTTGCTAAAGGGAGCAGTGAAACCCTGGCATAGGATAATTATAGAGAAACCCTTTGGTTCAGACCTTGAATCGGCAAGGTTATTGAATCAGCGGTTGGAACGTTTAGTAGATGATTTTCAGATGTATAGGATAGATCATTATTTAGGTAAGGAAGCGGTACAGAATTTTTTAGTATTGCGTTTTGCCAACGGTATTTTTGAGCCCTTATGGAATAATAAGCATGTCGACCACATACAAATTACAGTTTCTGAAACAGTAGGCGTAGGAAATAGAGGCCGGTATTATGAGCACGCAGGGGCTGCCAAAGATATGCTTCAAAATCATATTTTGCAGTTATTATCCTTAATTGCCATGGAACCACCGGTGGACTTTGATGCCGCATCTATAGCTGCTGAAAAGGTAAAAGTGATTAGAGCGCTGAGGTTGTTTAGTGAAAATGCGATTGTGAGAGGACAATATCAAGGCTATACAGCTGAAAAAGAAGTTGACCCGGCCTCTACAGTAGAAACCTTTATTGCAGCAAAATTGGAAATCCATAATTGGCGGTGGGCAGGTATTCCGGTATATGTACGTACAGGAAAGTATTTAAAGGAGAAGAAGACAGAAATTGTCATCCAGTTTAAAAATACCCCATATAATTTATATAAAAACAATAACATTGGTCCAAACCGGCTGGTTATAGCAATTGATCCAAAAACAGGTTTTGATTTGCAGTTCAATGTCAAGGAGCCTGTCCGGGGAGATGTCAAAATAAGGGGTGTGAAAATGAATTTCTGCCATGAATGCGAGTTTGGCGATAATACGCCCGAAGCCTATGAAAGGCTTTTGCTGGATGCCATCCTGGGGGATGCCACCTTGTTTACCAGTTGGAAAGAAGTAGAGTATTCTTGGATGCTGGCAGAAAGTATTTTTGCCCAATACGAGGGGCAGATGCCGCATATTTATGAGAAAGGCAGTTGGGGACCGGAAGAGGCTGATGAATTGTTAAAACAAGATGAAAGGAACTGGTATTATGGTGATTTACGACGTAACAATGCCAATCCATGCGGGAATGGCTGCATACAAAAACAGGCAGGAATATAA
- a CDS encoding cyclase family protein, translated as MPIHAGMAAYKNRQEYKPCIEKVRTIEQGSNESKFCLYSHAGTHVDAPYHMLEKGYKLEEIPLHKMYGKCKVLDLQDVEDYIEVKHIEKYDLKSGDFVFLKTRNSLDNDFNFQFIYLSPEAAQYLVSKGVEVIGIDALSIERNCPQHTTHHILLEHDILVVEGLRLKEVPEGEYTSIIAPLPIVGGDGSPARVLLIKD; from the coding sequence ATGCCAATCCATGCGGGAATGGCTGCATACAAAAACAGGCAGGAATATAAACCGTGCATAGAGAAGGTACGGACAATAGAGCAGGGGAGCAATGAATCAAAATTTTGTCTTTATTCACATGCGGGGACTCATGTAGATGCTCCCTATCACATGCTTGAGAAAGGGTATAAGCTTGAGGAAATACCTTTACATAAGATGTATGGAAAATGCAAGGTGCTTGATTTGCAGGATGTCGAAGATTATATAGAAGTAAAACATATAGAAAAGTATGATCTTAAATCCGGAGATTTTGTTTTCTTAAAAACCAGGAATTCTCTGGATAATGATTTTAACTTCCAGTTCATCTATCTTTCTCCTGAGGCCGCACAGTATCTTGTAAGTAAGGGAGTTGAAGTAATAGGCATTGATGCGTTGAGCATTGAAAGAAATTGTCCTCAACATACTACTCATCATATACTTTTGGAGCACGACATACTTGTTGTAGAAGGGCTTCGATTAAAGGAAGTTCCTGAGGGAGAATACACATCAATTATTGCACCACTGCCCATTGTAGGAGGAGATGGAAGCCCGGCGAGGGTGCTGTTAATTAAAGATTGA